Part of the Bacteroidales bacterium genome, GATAGGAGTACGAATAAGTTAAGGAAAACAGTCCACGAATTACTTAACATCTATAATTACGAATATAGGTCTATTGTTCAATTGTTCAATTGTTCTATTAGCTATAACTTTTCCATGTCCTTCGGACTATGGAAAGTTTATGTCATTATCAGCAATGGTGCAAGCTCAAAACTTTTATATTGCGGTCTTAATCTGTCAGTATTATAGAATTTATCGACATCAACGATTTTCTTTTGACTTATAACAATATCAACAGGACAATTATCATATCTTCCGTTTCTTAAAATTACCAGTCGTCCATGGATACCTTTAAGTATCAGGTCTAAAGCAAGGTTTCCGTATGCCATAGGAACTATTGAGTCCATAGCATCAGGATCACCACATCGTACCAAATATCCTAATTTTTGGTTAATAACATTAACTATTCGATGATTATTGTAATTTGGTGATAGTTCTTTTAATTTAGCAGAAACAATATCACCAATTCCTCCTAATTTTGCATGTCCATATGCATCTTTTTCATTACTTTTAAACATCATTTCATCCTGCCCTTCAAAAGTTGCTCCTTCTGATATTAAAACTACCGAATATTTACTTGGATTTGTAAACCTGTCTTCAATCAATAATTCGGTTAAGCGTTCAATATTAAATTTATGCTCAGGTATAACACAACGATTTGCAGCTCCTGCCATTGTAGGTAATAAAGCTGTAAATCCTGCGTACCGCCCAAAAGCTTCAAGTACTAAAAGCCTTTCATGTGAACCAGCTGAGGTACGAAGACTATTAGTCATCATTATAGTTCTTGTAATACAGGTACTGAACCCAATACAATAATCAGTTCCGGGCACATCATTATCCATAGTCTTAGGCATAGCTATTATTTTTACACCTTCCTTGTATAATCTTACAGAATAACTTAAAGTATCATCACCACCAATCGGTATTAGATAATCAATTCCTAACCATTCCAAATTTTTTAATACTTCAGGAGTAAGATCATTCATTTCTTCAATATATTCATCTTTTAAATGTATTGGAACATCCATAACATCAATATGACTTGGTCGTGTGCGGGAAGTATGCAGATATGTACCACCGGATCTGCCTGATTTATTAACTATTTCTTCAGTAAGCTCAACGAAACAACTACTATTATCATATTTTTTATCACGGATAATATTTATCAATCCTTTCCAGCCACAACGAATTCCTATTACTTTATATCCTTCACGTATAGCACGAATTGTAATTGCTCGAATTGCAGGATTTAAACCGGGAACATCACCACCACCGGTTAAAATACCTATAGTACCCTTATATGTTAGTTTCTTTGACATTTTTTTATATATTTTTTAATTATTATTTCTTATGTTAAATTTATAAATTATTATTGTATTTTTCCACATTCAAAATTAAACCTAATTTGAATGGTTATAAGCTTAATTTAGGTTAAATATAATGTTATTCAATAAATGCTAATATAAATGTTTTTTAAGAATAATTAAATAAAATGAAGAAATTATTAATTATAATATTTTTTTATTTACCATTTGTTGTTTATTCCCAGATTATCAGCAACTTGGATAGTCTTAATGATAAAACTGATTATATTGTAATTACTCATCCTACTGTATCAAATCTTAAAAATTTTAAATACT contains:
- a CDS encoding 6-phosphofructokinase, which encodes MSKKLTYKGTIGILTGGGDVPGLNPAIRAITIRAIREGYKVIGIRCGWKGLINIIRDKKYDNSSCFVELTEEIVNKSGRSGGTYLHTSRTRPSHIDVMDVPIHLKDEYIEEMNDLTPEVLKNLEWLGIDYLIPIGGDDTLSYSVRLYKEGVKIIAMPKTMDNDVPGTDYCIGFSTCITRTIMMTNSLRTSAGSHERLLVLEAFGRYAGFTALLPTMAGAANRCVIPEHKFNIERLTELLIEDRFTNPSKYSVVLISEGATFEGQDEMMFKSNEKDAYGHAKLGGIGDIVSAKLKELSPNYNNHRIVNVINQKLGYLVRCGDPDAMDSIVPMAYGNLALDLILKGIHGRLVILRNGRYDNCPVDIVISQKKIVDVDKFYNTDRLRPQYKSFELAPLLIMT